A genomic region of Danio aesculapii chromosome 21, fDanAes4.1, whole genome shotgun sequence contains the following coding sequences:
- the adra2db gene encoding alpha-2Db adrenergic receptor: MIRLAWSAWRTAQSFTLDATSLKDDNTPGNGGSAPREPRMDLSTIAFLLPNSSEDTNGTSAPSLPPHSQCASVLIVLVVTVIILVTIVGNVLVVVAVFTSRALRAPQNLFLVSLAAADILVATLVIPFSLANEVMGYWYFGSTWCAFYLALDVLFCTSSIVHLCAISLDRYWSVTKAVSYNLKRTPRRIKIMITVVWVISAVISFPPLLMTKHDELECLLNNETWYILSSCIVSFFAPGVIMILVYCRIYRVAKQRASTVFVAKNGMERQPSQSETCFVRKGKSEVESPSSHSSGSRERKGELDDIDLEESSVSNRHRNSRFAKSRKVEGAQSCPKPNGRLSWACSRASELEQEPRARQLSLSKSKLAQMREKRFTFVLAVVMGVFVLCWFPFFFTYSLHAICRKSCTIPESLFNLFFWIGYCNSSVNPIIYTIFNRDFRKAFKKIMCRHSTRT; the protein is encoded by the coding sequence CGTTGGATGCTACAAGTTTGAAGGATGACAATACGCCTGGAAATGGGGGATCAGCGCCAAGGGAACCAAGAATGGATTTAAGTACCATCGCCTTTCTCTTGCCGAACTCATCCGAGGATACTAACGGCACGAGCGCGCCGAGCCTGCCGCCGCACTCACAGTGCGCGTCGGTGCTCATCGTTCTCGTGGTGACCGTGATCATTTTGGTGACCATCGTGGGGAACGTGTTGGTCGTGGTGGCCGTGTTTACCAGTCGCGCTCTGCGCGCCCCACAGAACCTCTTTCTGGTCTCTTTAGCGGCTGCAGATATTTTGGTGGCCACTTTGGTTATTCCTTTCTCCCTGGCCAACGAAGTAATGGGCTACTGGTACTTTGGAAGCACCTGGTGTGCTTTTTACCTGGCTTTGGACGTGCTTTTCTGCACGTCGTCCATTGTTCATCTCTGCGCCATAAGTTTGGACAGGTACTGGTCGGTTACCAAAGCGGTCAGCTACAACCTGAAGAGGACTCCGCGGAGAATAAAGATCATGATCACGGTTGTGTGGGTCATTTCAGCGGTGATTTCCTTCCCGCCGCTTCTCATGACTAAGCACGACGAACTGGAGTGTTTGCTGAACAACGAGACTTGGTATATCCTCTCCTCCTGTATAGTGTCGTTTTTTGCACCGGGTGTCATTATGATTTTGGTGTACTGCAGGATCTACAGGGTGGCCAAACAGCGCGCGTCCACTGTCTTCGTGGCCAAGAACGGAATGGAGAGGCAGCCGTCGCAATCCGAGACCTGCTTCGTGCGTAAAGGCAAATCCGAGGTGGAGAGCCCCAGCAGCCACAGCTCGGGCAGCCGAGAGCGCAAAGGAGAACTCGACGACATCGACCTGGAGGAAAGCAGCGTCTCCAACAGGCACAGGAACTCGCGCTTCGCCAAGAGCAGGAAAGTGGAGGGCGCGCAATCGTGCCCAAAGCCCAACGGGCGGCTGTCGTGGGCTTGCAGCCGCGCGTCGGAGCTGGAGCAGGAGCCGAGGGCGCGTCAGCTGTCTTTGTCCAAATCCAAACTGGCACAGATGCGGGAGAAGCGCTTCACCTTCGTGCTGGCGGTGGTGATGGGGGTGTTCGTGCTCTGCTGGTTTCCTTTCTTCTTCACCTACAGCCTTCACGCCATATGCCGAAAAAGTTGCACAATACCGGAGTCTCTGTTCAAtctctttttctggattggttACTGTAACAGCTCAGTGAACCCCATCATTTACACCATTTTCAACAGAGACTTTAGGAAAGCGTTCAAGAAGATAATGTGCCGACATTCTACACGCAcgtaa